The following are encoded in a window of Citrobacter freundii genomic DNA:
- a CDS encoding exoribonuclease II has protein sequence MLQDNPLLAQLKQQLHSQTPRAEGVVKATEKGFGFLEVDAQKSYFIPPPQMKKVMHGDRIVAVIHSEKDRESAEPEELVEPFLTRFVGKVQGKNDRLSIVPDHPLLKDAIPCRAARGVDHEFKEGDWAVAEMRRHPLKGDRTFYAELTQFITFADDHFVPWWVTLARHNLEKEAPNGVATEMLDEGLERQDLTALNFVTIDSASTEDMDDALYAEELADGKLQLTVAIADPTAWIAEGSKLDNTAKIRAFTNYLPGFNIPMLPRELSDDLCSLRANEVRPVLACRMTIAADGTIEDDITFFTATIESKAKLAYDNVSDWLEGNNGWQPENDEIAEQIRLLQRICMSRGEWRHNHALVFKDRPDYRFVLGEKGEVLDIVAEPRRIANRIVEESMIAANICAARVLRDKLGFGIYNVHMGFDPANAEALAALLKTHGMHVDAEEVLTLEGFCKLRRELDAQPSGFLDSRIRRFQSYAEISVEPGPHFGLGLEAYATWTSPIRKYGDMINHRLLKAVIKGETIARPQDDITIQMTERRRLNRMAERDVGDWLYARFLSDKAGTDTRFAAEIIDVSRGGMRVRLVDNGAVAFIPAPFLHAVRDELVCSQENGTVQIKGDVVYKVTDVIDVTIAEVRMETRSVIARPAA, from the coding sequence ATGCTTCAGGACAACCCGCTGCTAGCGCAGCTTAAACAGCAACTACATTCCCAGACGCCGCGTGCTGAAGGGGTGGTAAAAGCCACGGAAAAAGGCTTTGGCTTCCTGGAAGTCGATGCACAAAAAAGCTATTTCATTCCACCGCCGCAGATGAAAAAAGTGATGCATGGTGACCGCATTGTCGCGGTGATCCATAGCGAAAAAGATCGCGAATCTGCCGAGCCGGAAGAACTGGTTGAACCGTTCCTGACGCGTTTCGTGGGTAAAGTTCAGGGTAAGAACGATCGTCTGTCCATTGTGCCAGATCATCCGTTACTGAAAGACGCTATCCCCTGCCGCGCTGCTCGCGGTGTGGATCATGAATTTAAGGAAGGTGACTGGGCCGTCGCAGAAATGCGTCGCCATCCGCTGAAAGGCGATCGCACCTTCTACGCTGAATTAACCCAGTTCATCACCTTTGCTGACGATCATTTCGTCCCCTGGTGGGTCACGCTGGCGCGCCACAATCTTGAAAAAGAAGCACCGAATGGCGTAGCCACCGAAATGCTGGATGAAGGTCTGGAACGTCAGGATCTTACCGCACTGAACTTCGTCACCATTGACAGTGCCAGCACCGAAGATATGGACGATGCGCTGTACGCCGAGGAACTGGCTGATGGCAAACTGCAATTAACCGTCGCCATTGCCGATCCTACCGCCTGGATTGCCGAAGGCAGCAAGCTGGATAACACTGCTAAAATTCGCGCGTTCACCAACTATCTCCCGGGCTTCAATATCCCGATGTTACCGCGTGAACTGTCAGACGACCTGTGCTCGCTGCGGGCTAACGAAGTCCGTCCGGTGCTCGCTTGCCGCATGACCATTGCGGCTGACGGCACTATTGAAGACGACATCACCTTCTTCACGGCGACCATCGAATCCAAAGCGAAACTGGCCTATGACAACGTGTCTGACTGGCTGGAAGGGAATAATGGCTGGCAGCCTGAAAACGATGAGATTGCCGAGCAGATCCGTCTGCTGCAGCGTATCTGCATGAGCCGTGGCGAATGGCGTCATAACCACGCCCTGGTGTTTAAAGATCGCCCGGATTACCGCTTTGTACTGGGTGAAAAAGGTGAAGTGCTGGATATCGTGGCGGAACCGCGTCGCATTGCTAATCGTATCGTGGAAGAGTCGATGATTGCGGCAAACATCTGCGCCGCGCGCGTTCTTCGCGACAAACTAGGCTTCGGGATTTATAACGTACACATGGGGTTCGATCCGGCGAATGCTGAAGCGTTGGCCGCCCTGCTGAAAACCCATGGTATGCACGTGGATGCCGAAGAGGTGTTGACGCTGGAAGGCTTCTGCAAACTGCGTCGTGAACTGGATGCTCAACCTTCTGGTTTCCTCGATAGCCGTATTCGCCGTTTCCAGTCCTACGCTGAAATCAGCGTCGAGCCAGGTCCGCACTTTGGGCTGGGCCTGGAGGCATACGCCACCTGGACCTCACCTATCCGTAAGTATGGCGATATGATCAACCATCGCCTGTTAAAAGCGGTAATTAAAGGCGAAACCATCGCTCGACCACAGGACGACATCACGATACAGATGACGGAACGCCGTCGCCTGAACCGGATGGCCGAACGTGACGTCGGTGACTGGTTATACGCCCGCTTCCTGAGTGACAAAGCCGGGACTGACACCCGTTTTGCGGCTGAAATCATCGATGTCAGCCGCGGTGGTATGCGGGTGCGCTTAGTCGACAATGGCGCCGTCGCGTTTATCCCGGCACCGTTCCTGCACGCGGTCCGTGATGAACTGGTGTGCAGCCAGGAAAACGGCACGGTACAGATCAAAGGTGACGTGGTTTACAAGGTCACTGACGTGATCGACGTGACCATCGCAGAAGTGCGAATGGAAACCCGCAGCGTTATCGCACGTCCAGCCGCATAG
- the pdeR gene encoding cyclic di-GMP phosphodiesterase has translation MKDVRELVTLYSFVGSHNPYWRLSEECNILHFSIDETAAAEQTIKLSPEQADRIREMTVITSSLLMTLPIDTDDIPVHLVGRKINKREWAGSASAWDDTPSVARDLAQGLSFAEQVVSEANSVIVILDRQGNIQRFNRLCEEYTGLREREVIGQSVFTLFMSRREAAASRRNIDVFFREGNSYEVERWVNTCKGQRLFLFRNKFVHNGSGKNEIFLICSGTDITEERRAQERLRVLANTDSITGLPNRNAIHELISEAIDNAGDTQVGIIYLDLDNFKKVNDAYGHMFGDQLLQSVSLAILSCLEDNQLLARFGGDEFIVLATGTSQGALEATASRILTRLRLPFRIGLIEVYTGCSIGISLAPQHGNDSENVIRNADTAMYTAKEGGRGQFCVFSPEMNQRVFEYLWLDTNLRKALENDQLLIHYQPKITWRGEVRSLEALVRWQSPERGLIPPLEFISYAEESGLIVPLGRWVILDVVRQVAKWRDKGINLRVAVNVSARQLADQTLFTDLKQVLHDLNFEYCPIDVELTESSLIENEQLALSVIQQFSQLGAQIHLDDFGTGYSSLSQLARFPLDAIKLDQTFVRDIHKQSISQSLVRAIVAVAQALNLQVIAEGVESAKEDAFLTKNGVNERQGFLFAKPMPAAAFERWYKRHLNKKMR, from the coding sequence ATGAAAGACGTTCGGGAATTGGTAACGTTGTATAGCTTCGTGGGTTCTCACAACCCCTACTGGCGTTTGTCAGAGGAGTGTAACATCCTGCATTTCTCTATTGACGAAACGGCCGCAGCAGAACAAACCATCAAATTATCACCGGAACAAGCCGATCGCATTCGGGAAATGACAGTGATTACATCCAGTCTGCTGATGACCCTTCCCATCGATACGGATGACATTCCCGTGCACCTTGTCGGGCGAAAAATTAATAAACGTGAATGGGCAGGTAGCGCATCAGCCTGGGACGACACCCCTTCTGTGGCACGCGATCTGGCACAAGGATTATCCTTTGCCGAACAGGTCGTATCGGAAGCCAATTCAGTTATCGTGATACTTGACCGACAGGGTAACATTCAACGTTTTAATCGGTTATGCGAAGAATACACCGGGCTAAGAGAACGTGAAGTGATCGGGCAAAGCGTCTTCACGCTGTTTATGAGCCGTCGTGAAGCTGCGGCATCAAGACGCAATATTGACGTTTTTTTTCGTGAAGGCAACTCGTATGAAGTCGAGCGCTGGGTTAACACCTGTAAGGGTCAGCGCCTGTTCCTGTTTCGTAATAAATTTGTGCATAACGGCAGCGGTAAGAACGAAATATTTCTGATCTGTTCCGGGACCGATATTACCGAAGAGCGGCGCGCCCAGGAGCGACTTCGCGTGTTGGCGAACACCGACTCCATCACCGGGTTACCCAACCGTAACGCCATTCATGAGTTGATTAGCGAAGCGATTGATAACGCGGGCGACACGCAGGTCGGCATTATTTATCTCGACCTCGATAACTTCAAAAAGGTCAACGATGCCTACGGGCATATGTTTGGCGACCAGCTTTTACAGAGTGTCTCGCTGGCCATCCTAAGTTGCCTCGAAGATAACCAGTTACTGGCGCGCTTCGGTGGTGATGAGTTTATCGTCCTCGCGACGGGAACCTCCCAGGGGGCGCTGGAGGCCACGGCCTCGCGCATTCTGACCCGTCTGCGGCTACCGTTCCGCATTGGCCTGATTGAAGTGTATACCGGCTGTTCTATCGGCATTTCCCTGGCACCCCAGCATGGTAATGACAGCGAAAACGTCATTCGCAACGCGGATACCGCCATGTATACCGCCAAAGAAGGCGGACGTGGGCAGTTTTGCGTGTTCTCCCCTGAAATGAATCAGCGGGTGTTCGAGTATCTGTGGCTGGATACCAACCTGCGTAAGGCGCTGGAAAACGATCAGTTGCTGATCCACTACCAGCCCAAAATAACCTGGCGGGGTGAAGTCCGCAGCCTGGAGGCGCTGGTCCGCTGGCAGTCGCCGGAGCGTGGGTTAATTCCGCCGCTGGAATTTATCTCTTACGCCGAAGAATCAGGGCTTATCGTCCCGCTGGGGCGCTGGGTGATTCTGGACGTTGTGCGCCAGGTGGCGAAGTGGCGCGATAAGGGAATCAATCTGCGCGTGGCGGTAAACGTCTCGGCGCGTCAACTGGCCGATCAAACACTGTTCACCGATCTGAAGCAGGTTCTCCACGATCTGAATTTTGAGTATTGCCCCATTGACGTCGAGTTAACAGAAAGCAGTTTAATTGAGAATGAACAGCTAGCACTGTCCGTTATTCAGCAGTTTAGTCAGCTTGGCGCCCAGATCCATTTGGATGATTTTGGCACAGGATACTCTTCACTTTCCCAGCTTGCCCGCTTCCCGCTCGATGCGATTAAACTGGACCAGACCTTCGTCAGGGATATCCACAAACAATCAATTTCACAGTCGCTGGTACGCGCCATTGTTGCGGTGGCGCAAGCGCTAAATCTACAGGTGATTGCTGAAGGCGTGGAAAGTGCGAAAGAGGATGCCTTTCTGACCAAGAATGGTGTCAATGAGCGTCAGGGATTTTTGTTCGCTAAGCCAATGCCAGCTGCCGCGTTTGAACGTTGGTATAAGCGACATCTGAATAAAAAAATGCGCTAA
- a CDS encoding DNA-binding transcriptional regulator YciT — translation MNSRQQSILQMVTDKGQMSVSELAKITGVSEVTIRQDLNTLEKQSYLRRAHGFAVSLNSDDVETRMMTNFTLKRELAEFAASLVNPGESVFIENGSSNALLARTLAEQKDVTIITVSSYIAHLLKETPCEVILLGGIYQKKSESMVGPLTRQFIQQVHFSKAFIGIDGWQPETGFTGRDMMRSDVVNAVLEKGAEVIVLTDSSKFDAIHPYTLGPLERFNRVVTDAKLSASVQMQLEHSGLIVNIIDTRA, via the coding sequence ATGAATTCCCGACAACAATCTATTTTGCAGATGGTGACCGATAAAGGCCAGATGAGCGTATCTGAGCTTGCCAAAATCACCGGTGTCTCTGAAGTGACGATTCGACAGGATCTGAACACGCTGGAAAAACAGAGTTATTTACGCCGTGCGCATGGTTTCGCAGTGTCACTGAATAGCGACGATGTTGAAACGCGTATGATGACCAACTTCACCCTGAAACGTGAACTGGCTGAGTTTGCCGCCTCACTGGTCAATCCTGGTGAATCCGTATTTATTGAAAACGGTAGCAGTAATGCACTGCTGGCCAGAACGCTGGCGGAACAAAAAGACGTCACTATCATTACGGTCAGCAGCTATATCGCTCACCTGCTGAAAGAAACACCCTGCGAAGTAATCCTCCTCGGCGGGATCTATCAGAAAAAAAGCGAAAGCATGGTTGGACCATTAACGCGTCAGTTTATCCAGCAGGTTCACTTTAGTAAGGCTTTTATTGGAATCGATGGCTGGCAGCCTGAAACCGGCTTCACCGGCCGTGACATGATGCGTTCAGACGTGGTCAATGCAGTGCTGGAAAAAGGCGCAGAGGTGATTGTGCTCACCGACAGCTCGAAGTTTGACGCCATTCATCCGTACACACTCGGTCCGTTGGAGCGATTCAATCGTGTCGTCACTGATGCAAAACTCAGCGCCAGCGTGCAAATGCAACTAGAGCATTCAGGATTAATCGTTAACATCATCGATACCCGCGCATAA
- the osmB gene encoding osmotically-inducible lipoprotein OsmB produces MLVTSKKMTAAILAITLAMSLSACSNWSKQDRNTAIGAGAGAIGGAVLTDGSTLGTLGGAAVGGIIGHQVGK; encoded by the coding sequence ATGTTAGTAACGAGCAAAAAAATGACCGCTGCCATTCTGGCGATTACTCTGGCTATGTCTTTGAGTGCCTGCTCTAACTGGTCTAAACAAGACCGCAACACCGCCATTGGTGCGGGTGCAGGTGCCATTGGTGGTGCAGTCCTGACGGACGGCAGTACGCTGGGTACGCTGGGTGGTGCTGCAGTAGGTGGTATTATCGGCCACCAAGTGGGTAAATAA
- the yciH gene encoding stress response translation initiation inhibitor YciH, with the protein MSDANSRLVYSTESGRIDEPKAVTERPKGDGIVRIQRQTSGRKGKGVCLITGIDLDDLELTKLAAELKKKCGCGGAVKEGVIEIQGDKRDLIKSLLEAKGLKVKLAGG; encoded by the coding sequence ATGAGCGACGCTAACTCTCGTCTGGTCTACTCGACTGAGTCTGGACGAATTGACGAACCTAAAGCGGTGACAGAACGTCCAAAAGGCGATGGTATTGTGCGAATTCAACGCCAGACCAGCGGTCGAAAAGGAAAGGGCGTTTGCCTGATTACCGGTATTGATCTGGACGACTTAGAGCTAACCAAATTAGCAGCCGAGTTAAAGAAAAAATGTGGCTGTGGTGGGGCCGTGAAAGAGGGCGTCATTGAAATACAAGGCGATAAACGCGACCTGATTAAATCCTTGCTGGAAGCCAAAGGCTTGAAAGTTAAACTGGCTGGCGGCTAA
- the pyrF gene encoding orotidine-5'-phosphate decarboxylase, with protein MTFTASSSPRAVTDSPVVVALDYNNRDKALAFVDRIDPRDCRLKVGKEMFTLFGPQLVRDLQQRGFDVFLDLKFHDIPNTTAHAVAAAADLGVWMVNVHASGGARMMTAAREALVPFGNDAPLLIAVTVLTSMEASDLADLGVTLSPAEHAERLARLTQNCGLDGVVCSAQEAVRFKQEFGQAFKLVTPGIRPEGSEAGDQRRIMTPQQALSAGVDYMVIGRPVTQSADPAQTLKAINTSLKRGA; from the coding sequence ATGACGTTTACTGCTTCATCTTCTCCCCGTGCTGTTACTGATTCTCCTGTCGTTGTCGCTCTGGACTACAATAATCGCGATAAAGCATTGGCATTTGTCGACAGAATTGATCCCCGTGATTGCCGTTTGAAAGTGGGCAAAGAGATGTTCACGCTTTTTGGGCCTCAATTGGTGCGCGACTTGCAACAGCGTGGATTTGACGTATTTCTGGACCTGAAATTCCATGACATCCCCAATACCACGGCACATGCCGTAGCGGCTGCGGCAGACCTTGGCGTGTGGATGGTTAACGTTCATGCCTCGGGTGGGGCACGGATGATGACGGCGGCTCGTGAAGCCTTGGTACCATTTGGTAACGATGCGCCGTTGTTAATTGCCGTGACGGTGCTGACCAGCATGGAAGCCAGCGACCTTGCCGATCTGGGAGTGACGTTGTCACCTGCGGAGCATGCAGAAAGACTGGCACGGTTAACGCAAAACTGCGGGCTGGACGGCGTTGTCTGTTCTGCACAGGAAGCGGTACGATTCAAACAAGAGTTTGGTCAGGCGTTTAAGCTGGTAACGCCTGGTATTCGTCCTGAAGGCAGTGAAGCGGGCGATCAGCGCCGCATTATGACGCCACAGCAGGCACTGTCAGCGGGTGTGGATTATATGGTGATTGGTCGTCCGGTCACGCAGTCGGCGGATCCGGCCCAGACGCTGAAGGCGATCAACACCTCACTGAAACGAGGAGCGTAA
- the lapB gene encoding lipopolysaccharide assembly protein LapB codes for MLELLFLLLPVAAAYGWYMGRRSAQQTKQDEANRLSRDYVAGVNFLLSNQQDKAVDLFLDMLKEDTGTVEAHLTLGNLFRSRGEVDRAIRIHQTLMESASLTYEQRLLAVQQLGRDYMAAGLYDRAEDMFNQLTDETDFRVGALQQLLQIYQATSEWQKAIDVAERLVKLGKDKQRIEIAHFYCELALQQLGSDDMDRAMTLLKKGAAADKNSARVSIMMGRVYMMKGDYAKAVESLQRVISQDKELVSETLDMLQSCYQQLGKNDEWAEFLRRAVEENTGAAAELMLADILEAREGSDTAQVYITRQLQRHPTMRVFHKLMDYHLNEAEEGRAKESLMVLRDMVGEQVRSKPRYRCQKCGFTAYTLYWHCPSCRSWSTIKPIRGLDGL; via the coding sequence ATGCTGGAGTTGTTGTTTCTGCTGTTACCTGTAGCCGCTGCCTATGGGTGGTATATGGGTCGCAGAAGTGCGCAACAAACAAAACAGGACGAAGCTAACCGTCTGTCGCGTGACTATGTCGCCGGGGTTAACTTCCTTCTGAGCAACCAACAAGATAAAGCGGTGGATCTGTTCCTCGATATGTTGAAAGAGGATACCGGCACCGTTGAGGCTCATCTCACCCTCGGAAACCTGTTCCGCTCGCGCGGTGAAGTCGATCGCGCTATCCGCATCCATCAAACGTTGATGGAAAGTGCGTCATTGACCTACGAACAGCGTTTGCTGGCGGTTCAACAACTCGGTCGCGATTACATGGCCGCAGGTCTGTATGACCGCGCTGAAGACATGTTCAATCAGCTTACCGATGAAACCGATTTCCGCGTGGGTGCGTTGCAACAGCTGTTGCAGATCTATCAGGCAACCAGTGAGTGGCAAAAAGCCATTGACGTTGCGGAACGCCTGGTGAAGCTCGGTAAAGATAAGCAGCGAATTGAGATCGCACACTTCTACTGCGAACTGGCCCTTCAGCAACTGGGCAGCGACGACATGGACCGCGCCATGACGTTGTTAAAAAAAGGGGCTGCCGCCGACAAAAACAGTGCGCGGGTTTCCATCATGATGGGACGCGTGTACATGATGAAAGGGGACTATGCTAAGGCGGTCGAAAGCCTGCAGCGCGTAATTTCCCAGGACAAAGAGCTGGTCAGCGAAACGCTGGACATGCTACAGAGTTGCTACCAGCAACTTGGTAAGAACGATGAATGGGCGGAGTTCTTACGCCGCGCCGTAGAGGAGAATACCGGTGCCGCCGCTGAGCTGATGTTGGCGGATATCCTCGAAGCGCGTGAGGGCAGCGATACCGCGCAGGTTTATATCACCCGTCAGTTGCAGCGTCATCCGACGATGCGCGTCTTCCACAAACTAATGGACTATCACCTCAATGAGGCCGAGGAAGGGCGTGCTAAAGAGAGTCTGATGGTGTTACGGGATATGGTCGGCGAACAGGTTCGCAGTAAGCCGCGCTACCGCTGCCAGAAATGCGGATTTACCGCCTACACGCTGTACTGGCATTGCCCATCGTGCCGTTCATGGTCAACCATTAAGCCAATTCGCGGTCTTGACGGTTTGTAA
- a CDS encoding LapA family protein, with protein MKYLLIFLLVLAIFVISVTLGAQNDQQVTFNYLLAQGEYRISTLLAVLFAAGFAIGWLICGLFWLRVRVSLVRAERKIKRLENQLAPATDVAVSADSSVVKE; from the coding sequence GTGAAATATTTACTCATTTTCTTACTGGTGTTGGCGATTTTTGTTATTTCGGTGACATTAGGTGCGCAAAACGATCAACAGGTAACGTTTAACTACCTGCTGGCCCAAGGTGAATATCGTATTTCTACGCTGCTTGCCGTGTTGTTTGCTGCAGGATTTGCGATTGGTTGGTTAATTTGCGGCCTTTTCTGGCTGAGGGTTCGCGTGTCTCTTGTGCGTGCCGAACGTAAAATCAAACGACTGGAAAACCAGCTTGCGCCTGCGACCGACGTTGCGGTTTCTGCCGATTCGTCGGTTGTGAAGGAATAA
- the pgpB gene encoding phosphatidylglycerophosphatase B — MLSIAKRTAVGAVLLLIMPVSMWVSGWSWQPGNNVWWLKSLYWITETVTQPWGIITHVSLCVWFLWCLRFRLKAAMMLFAILAAAILIGQGVKSWVKERVQEPRPFVVWLEKTHHVPVDEFYTLKRKERGHLVKEQLSGQQDIPTFLRKHWQKETGFAFPSGHTMFAASWALLAVGLLWPRRRTLTIVFLLVWATGVMGSRLLLGMHWPRDLVVATLISWLLVTLATWLAQRVCGPLTPPVQEQQEIAQREQES, encoded by the coding sequence ATGCTTTCTATCGCAAAGCGAACCGCCGTAGGTGCTGTTCTGTTGTTGATTATGCCAGTGTCCATGTGGGTGTCTGGCTGGAGTTGGCAGCCAGGGAACAATGTCTGGTGGTTAAAATCCTTATACTGGATAACGGAAACGGTGACGCAACCCTGGGGAATCATTACTCATGTGTCCCTGTGTGTGTGGTTTTTGTGGTGTCTGAGATTTCGTCTGAAAGCCGCGATGATGCTGTTCGCCATCCTTGCCGCGGCAATTTTGATCGGCCAGGGGGTCAAGTCATGGGTAAAAGAAAGGGTGCAGGAGCCACGACCTTTTGTGGTTTGGCTGGAAAAAACGCACCATGTCCCTGTTGATGAGTTCTACACTTTAAAGCGTAAAGAGCGCGGACACTTAGTCAAAGAGCAATTATCAGGACAGCAGGATATCCCGACCTTTTTACGTAAACACTGGCAAAAAGAGACGGGTTTCGCATTTCCCTCTGGTCATACGATGTTTGCCGCCAGTTGGGCGTTACTGGCCGTGGGGCTATTATGGCCGCGTAGACGTACGCTAACGATTGTTTTCTTGCTGGTCTGGGCGACGGGTGTAATGGGCAGTCGTTTGTTACTGGGCATGCACTGGCCGCGAGATTTAGTCGTGGCGACGTTGATATCATGGCTGCTGGTTACGTTGGCGACATGGCTTGCACAACGGGTCTGTGGGCCATTAACACCGCCGGTTCAGGAGCAACAAGAAATCGCGCAGCGTGAACAAGAAAGCTGA
- the ribA gene encoding GTP cyclohydrolase II: MQLKRVAEAKLPTPWGDFLMVGFEELATGHDHVALVFGDISGQTPVLARVHSECLTGDALFSLRCDCGFQLEAALTHIAEEGRGILLYHRQEGRNIGLLNKIRAYALQDQGYDTVEANHQLGFAADERDFTLCADMFKLLGVDAVRLLTNNPKKVEILTEAGINIVERVPLIVGRNPKNAHYLDTKAAKMGHLLSE, from the coding sequence ATGCAGCTTAAACGTGTGGCAGAAGCCAAACTGCCAACCCCCTGGGGTGATTTCCTGATGGTGGGATTTGAAGAACTGGCAACCGGGCACGATCATGTCGCGCTGGTATTTGGCGATATTTCGGGTCAAACACCGGTCCTGGCACGCGTCCATTCCGAATGTCTGACTGGCGATGCGCTTTTCAGCCTGCGTTGCGATTGCGGTTTCCAACTGGAAGCCGCGCTCACGCACATTGCTGAAGAGGGACGCGGTATCCTGCTTTACCATCGTCAGGAAGGTCGCAACATCGGCCTGCTGAATAAGATCCGCGCCTATGCGTTGCAAGATCAAGGCTACGATACCGTTGAAGCCAACCACCAGTTAGGTTTTGCTGCCGATGAGCGCGACTTCACCCTGTGCGCAGATATGTTTAAGCTGCTGGGCGTAGATGCAGTACGACTGCTGACCAATAATCCGAAGAAAGTTGAGATTCTGACCGAAGCTGGGATCAATATTGTCGAACGCGTGCCGCTGATCGTGGGCCGGAACCCGAAAAATGCGCATTATCTGGATACCAAAGCCGCCAAAATGGGCCATTTATTGAGCGAATAA